One genomic window of Arvicanthis niloticus isolate mArvNil1 chromosome 24, mArvNil1.pat.X, whole genome shotgun sequence includes the following:
- the Ccl26 gene encoding LOW QUALITY PROTEIN: C-C motif chemokine 26 (The sequence of the model RefSeq protein was modified relative to this genomic sequence to represent the inferred CDS: substituted 1 base at 1 genomic stop codon): MKTFSLGPIGLLTVFLSVXLGVADSGSDVPMLCCPYFSHYMIPWHWLYSYKFTKSSCTNEGMIFATKTGKQFCVQPEAKWVQRHISLLNTRKHS, from the exons ATGAAGACCTTCTCTTTGGGTCCCATTGGTCTCCTGACTGTCTTCCTCAGTGTCTAGCTTGGTGTTGCTGata GTGGGAGCGATGTCCCTATGCTCTGCTGCCCCTATTTCAGCCACTACATGATCCCGTGGCACTGGCTATACAGCTACAAGTTCACCAAAAGTAGCTGCACCAATGAGGGCATGAT ATTCGCTACAAAAACAGGTAAGCAATTCTGTGTCCAGCCAGAGGCCAAGTGGGTGCAGAGACACATCTCTTTGTTGAACACCAGGAAGCATTCATGA